A section of the Roseomonas marmotae genome encodes:
- a CDS encoding cellulose synthase operon protein YhjQ/BcsQ, translating into MPLICFASPKGGVGKTTLSANVTEMLRRQGHMALALDLDPQNALRLHFGVPVGDLSGFNAHLPRRPDWRSCLRQTASGTLLLPHGAVELRDALECSTALERDPGLLANPVREMLADPRVVVVADMPPGPSRALAILSPMASLVVTVLRSEAISAAMLGEIEAGRFLGQGTMAALFAGRLQFVLNGVDMASRLSRTAAEAVARHLGPRLLGAVGRDDAFAEALTGQKLVLDTAPRSRAAEDIRQLARAIEALLLPPSREAPVPSAPPRMVAPWAAPEWGSR; encoded by the coding sequence GTGCCGCTGATCTGCTTCGCCTCCCCGAAGGGAGGAGTCGGGAAGACGACGCTTTCGGCCAATGTGACGGAGATGCTACGGCGCCAGGGCCATATGGCGCTGGCGCTCGACCTCGACCCGCAGAACGCCCTGCGGCTGCATTTCGGCGTGCCGGTGGGTGACCTCTCCGGCTTCAACGCCCATCTGCCGCGCCGGCCGGACTGGCGGTCCTGCCTGCGGCAGACGGCCTCCGGCACCCTGCTGCTGCCGCATGGCGCGGTCGAACTGCGCGATGCGCTGGAATGCAGCACGGCGCTGGAGCGTGACCCCGGCCTGCTGGCCAACCCGGTGCGGGAGATGCTGGCCGATCCGCGCGTGGTGGTGGTGGCGGATATGCCGCCCGGCCCTTCCCGGGCCCTGGCCATCCTGTCGCCCATGGCCTCCCTGGTGGTCACGGTGCTGCGGAGCGAGGCCATCAGCGCCGCCATGCTGGGCGAGATCGAGGCTGGCCGCTTCCTGGGCCAGGGCACCATGGCCGCGCTCTTCGCCGGGCGGCTGCAATTCGTGCTGAACGGGGTGGACATGGCTTCCCGTCTCTCGCGCACCGCGGCCGAGGCGGTGGCGCGGCATCTCGGCCCGCGCCTGCTGGGCGCCGTCGGCCGTGACGACGCCTTCGCCGAGGCCCTGACCGGCCAGAAGCTGGTACTGGACACCGCCCCGCGGAGCCGTGCCGCAGAGGATATCCGTCAACTTGCCCGCGCCATCGAGGCGCTGCTGCTGCCGCCGTCGCGGGAGGCCCCCGTGCCGTCGGCGCCGCCGCGCATGGTCGCGCCCTGGGCGGCGCCGGAATGGGGATCTCGCTGA
- a CDS encoding glycosyl hydrolase family 8 → MPAIPPAPPPHGLPRRALMGGVLAGLAAAPPPARAGEAPPEAPPALRQAWRVFRARFLLPEGRVVDTGNQGISHSEGQGWALLCAERCDDREGFDLLLGWTRQALRRPQDSLHAWRYRPGAAQGFSDRNNASDGDLFIAAALLLAARRWAQPAYAGAGRAIARDVLRLLLRRVAGYTVLLPGAAGFEDAEGVILNPSYYAFPAIRLLAQAVPDPAWLRLVADGVGLLRGARFGRWGLPPDWLALRRAGGLAGLAPGRPPRFSYDAVRVPLYLAWSGLVEEPAVRAALGFWNDPGHPHPPAWVDLVTDRISPYPASGGIEALRDCLRRGEASGPALTFTLEERDDYYAAMLKILSMISTIR, encoded by the coding sequence ATGCCTGCCATCCCGCCCGCCCCGCCGCCCCATGGCCTGCCCCGCCGCGCATTGATGGGCGGCGTGCTGGCCGGGCTGGCCGCCGCGCCGCCCCCCGCCCGGGCAGGGGAGGCCCCGCCCGAGGCGCCGCCGGCGCTGCGGCAGGCCTGGCGGGTCTTCCGCGCGCGCTTCCTGCTGCCGGAAGGGCGGGTGGTGGATACCGGCAACCAGGGCATCTCGCATTCCGAAGGGCAGGGCTGGGCGCTGCTCTGCGCCGAGCGCTGCGACGACCGCGAGGGCTTCGACCTGTTACTGGGCTGGACGCGGCAGGCGCTGCGGCGGCCGCAGGACAGCCTGCATGCCTGGCGCTACCGCCCCGGCGCGGCGCAGGGCTTTTCCGACCGCAACAATGCCTCGGATGGTGATCTCTTCATCGCCGCGGCCCTGCTGCTGGCGGCGCGGCGCTGGGCGCAGCCGGCCTATGCCGGGGCCGGCCGCGCCATCGCCCGCGACGTGCTGCGCCTGCTCCTGCGGCGGGTGGCCGGGTACACGGTGCTGCTTCCCGGCGCGGCTGGATTCGAGGATGCGGAGGGTGTCATCCTCAACCCGTCCTACTACGCCTTCCCCGCCATCCGCCTGCTGGCCCAGGCGGTGCCGGATCCGGCGTGGCTTCGGCTGGTGGCGGATGGCGTGGGGCTGCTGCGCGGCGCGCGCTTCGGCCGCTGGGGCCTGCCACCGGATTGGCTGGCGCTGCGGCGCGCCGGGGGACTGGCTGGCCTGGCCCCGGGCCGGCCGCCGCGCTTTTCCTACGACGCGGTGCGGGTGCCGCTCTATCTCGCCTGGTCCGGGCTGGTGGAGGAACCGGCGGTGCGCGCGGCCCTGGGATTCTGGAACGATCCGGGCCACCCGCACCCGCCGGCCTGGGTGGATCTGGTGACCGACCGCATCTCACCCTATCCGGCCAGCGGCGGCATCGAGGCCTTGCGGGATTGCCTCCGGCGCGGGGAAGCCAGCGGGCCGGCGCTGACGTTTACGCTTGAGGAAAGAGATGATTACTACGCCGCGATGCTCAAAATTCTGAGCATGATCTCAACTATCAGATAA
- a CDS encoding alpha/beta fold hydrolase, which yields MTAYPLLLLPGLLCDVRLWRDQIAALKDVAACQVADTTQDAGLGEMALRALAMAPPRFALAGLSMGGYLALEIMRRAPERVTRLALMDTGARPDTEEQSRRRRGLMSLTRSGQFKGVTPRLLPSLLHPAHIDGPLGFEVREMAERVGREAFLRQQQAILHRPDSRPDLPRITVPTLVVVGEQDVLTPPELSEEMAAAIPNARLVRIPEAGHLPPMEQPERVTSLLRDWLAGAA from the coding sequence ATGACCGCTTATCCGCTGCTGCTGTTGCCGGGGCTGCTCTGCGATGTCCGGCTCTGGCGCGACCAGATCGCGGCGCTGAAGGACGTCGCGGCCTGCCAGGTGGCGGACACGACGCAGGATGCCGGCCTGGGCGAGATGGCCTTGCGCGCGCTGGCCATGGCGCCGCCGCGCTTCGCCCTGGCCGGGCTTTCGATGGGCGGCTACCTGGCGCTGGAGATCATGCGCCGGGCGCCGGAGCGGGTGACGCGGCTGGCGCTGATGGATACCGGCGCCCGCCCGGATACCGAGGAACAATCCCGCCGACGGCGCGGCCTGATGTCGCTGACCCGCAGCGGCCAGTTCAAGGGCGTGACGCCCCGGCTGCTGCCCAGCCTGCTGCATCCCGCCCATATCGACGGCCCACTGGGCTTCGAGGTGCGGGAGATGGCCGAGCGGGTGGGGCGCGAGGCCTTCCTGCGGCAGCAGCAGGCCATCCTGCACCGGCCGGATTCGCGCCCGGACCTGCCGCGCATCACCGTGCCGACGCTGGTGGTGGTGGGGGAGCAGGATGTGCTCACGCCGCCCGAACTCTCCGAGGAAATGGCCGCCGCGATTCCCAATGCCCGGCTGGTCCGCATCCCCGAGGCCGGGCACCTGCCGCCGATGGAGCAGCCGGAGAGGGTGACCAGCCTGTTGCGGGACTGGCTGGCCGGCGCCGCCTGA
- a CDS encoding DEAD/DEAH box helicase — translation MPLPDALPGAVPLDGLPETPVTEALTEDQRQAAQEAASWDEHEEEEPRVVFADLGLSEQLLKGVEDAGYLHPTPIQEQAIPIVLMGRDVLGCAQTGTGKTASFVLPMMDILAGSRAKARMPRSLILEPTRELALQVAENFVKYGQHMKLNHALLIGGESMAEQTDALDKGVDVLIATPGRLLDLFDRGRVMLADCKVLVIDEADRMLDMGFIPDVERIVSMLPPLRQTLFFSATMAPEIRKLADAFLQNPKEITVAPPASVAATITTGLVLVPEHEKRHALRSLIRREKVQNALIFCNRKRDVDILYKSLSKHGFSVGALHGDLAQSVRFATLEKFKNNELQLLVCSDVAARGIDIGGLSHVFNFDLPFHAEDYVHRIGRTGRAGREGHAYSIATADDAKLLAAIEALTGREIPRMTIEGIEPVSEAELAEARESKGRGRGRSRAAKPEKPERGARPEKEGRGRRDEVARRGRRRDEEQPAPPRRHEEERAEPLAAAPAPAEAPPRPREDHRRHREDERARPPREERARPPREERVSRDRDDFRRDRRERDDLGPPVVGFGDAVPAFMLIPIPRAKRESRPAEADAA, via the coding sequence ATGCCCCTGCCGGACGCCCTGCCCGGCGCCGTGCCGCTGGACGGCCTGCCGGAAACGCCCGTGACGGAGGCGCTAACGGAAGACCAACGGCAGGCGGCCCAGGAAGCCGCCAGCTGGGACGAGCACGAGGAGGAGGAGCCGCGCGTGGTCTTCGCCGATCTCGGCCTCTCCGAGCAGCTGCTGAAGGGCGTCGAGGACGCCGGCTATCTGCATCCGACGCCGATCCAGGAGCAGGCCATCCCCATCGTGCTGATGGGCCGCGACGTGTTGGGCTGCGCCCAGACAGGCACCGGCAAGACCGCCAGCTTCGTGCTGCCGATGATGGATATCCTGGCCGGCAGCCGCGCCAAGGCCCGTATGCCGCGCAGCCTGATCCTGGAACCGACGCGCGAGCTGGCGCTGCAGGTGGCCGAGAATTTCGTCAAATACGGTCAGCACATGAAGCTGAACCATGCCCTGCTGATCGGCGGCGAGAGCATGGCCGAGCAGACCGACGCGCTGGACAAGGGCGTCGACGTGCTGATCGCCACCCCCGGCCGCCTGCTGGACCTTTTCGACCGCGGCCGCGTCATGCTGGCGGACTGCAAGGTGCTGGTGATCGACGAGGCGGACCGCATGCTGGACATGGGGTTCATCCCCGATGTCGAGCGCATCGTCTCCATGCTGCCGCCGCTGCGCCAGACCCTGTTCTTCTCCGCCACCATGGCGCCCGAGATCCGCAAGCTGGCCGATGCCTTCCTGCAGAACCCGAAGGAGATCACGGTGGCGCCGCCGGCCTCGGTCGCGGCCACCATCACGACCGGCCTGGTCCTGGTGCCGGAGCATGAGAAGCGCCACGCCCTGCGCAGCCTGATCCGGCGCGAGAAGGTGCAGAACGCGCTGATCTTCTGCAACCGCAAGCGTGACGTCGACATCCTCTACAAGAGCCTGAGCAAGCACGGCTTCTCGGTCGGCGCCCTGCATGGCGACCTGGCGCAGTCCGTGCGCTTCGCCACGCTGGAGAAGTTCAAGAACAACGAGCTGCAGCTGCTGGTCTGCTCCGATGTCGCCGCGCGCGGCATCGATATCGGCGGCCTCAGCCACGTCTTCAATTTCGACCTGCCCTTCCATGCGGAGGATTATGTCCACCGCATCGGCCGCACCGGCCGCGCCGGGCGGGAAGGCCATGCCTATTCCATCGCCACCGCCGACGACGCCAAGCTGCTGGCAGCCATCGAGGCGCTGACCGGCCGCGAGATCCCCCGCATGACCATCGAGGGGATCGAGCCGGTGAGCGAGGCCGAGCTGGCCGAGGCCCGCGAATCGAAGGGCCGCGGCCGTGGCCGCAGCCGTGCCGCCAAGCCCGAGAAGCCCGAGCGCGGCGCGCGGCCGGAGAAGGAAGGCCGCGGACGCCGCGATGAGGTCGCCCGCCGTGGCCGCCGCCGCGACGAGGAGCAGCCGGCGCCGCCCCGCCGGCATGAGGAAGAGCGGGCCGAGCCCCTCGCCGCCGCGCCCGCACCCGCCGAGGCGCCTCCCCGCCCCCGCGAGGATCACCGCCGTCACCGCGAGGATGAGCGCGCCCGTCCGCCGCGCGAGGAGCGTGCCCGCCCGCCACGTGAGGAACGCGTCAGCCGTGACCGTGACGATTTCCGGCGTGACCGGCGTGAGCGCGACGACCTGGGTCCGCCGGTCGTGGGCTTCGGCGATGCCGTTCCGGCCTTCATGCTGATCCCGATCCCGCGCGCGAAGCGCGAAAGCCGTCCGGCCGAGGCCGACGCCGCCTGA
- a CDS encoding acyl-CoA dehydrogenase encodes MNVATPPTKPAFNWEDPLLLEDQLGEDERMIRDAARQYCQEKLFPRVLEANRHEVFHREIMNEFGEMGFLGATLDSHGCAGVNYVSYGLIAREVERVDSGYRSAFSVQSSLAMFPIWAYGTDALKDRVLPGMQQGQLVGCFGLTEPDAGSDPASMRTRAKKVDGGYLLSGSKTWITNSPIADVFVVWAKDDAGDVRGFVLEKGMKGLAAPKIEGKFSLRASTTGMIMMDEVFCPEENKLDVKGLKGPFSCLNRARYGIAWGSLGAAEFCWHAARDYTMGRQMFGRPLAQTQLIQKKLADMQTEITLGLHSVLRLGRLFDEHRVAPEMISLLKRNNCGKALDIARVARDMHGGNGIADEYHVIRHVMNLEAVNTYEGTHDVHALILGRAQTGLNAFF; translated from the coding sequence ATGAACGTCGCCACCCCGCCCACCAAGCCCGCCTTCAACTGGGAGGACCCGCTGCTGCTGGAGGACCAGCTCGGCGAGGATGAGCGGATGATCCGCGACGCGGCGCGGCAGTATTGCCAGGAGAAGCTCTTCCCGCGCGTGCTGGAGGCCAACCGGCACGAGGTCTTCCACCGGGAGATCATGAATGAATTCGGCGAGATGGGCTTCCTGGGCGCGACGCTCGACAGCCATGGCTGCGCCGGCGTCAACTACGTCTCCTACGGCCTGATCGCGCGTGAGGTGGAGCGGGTCGATTCCGGCTACCGCTCGGCTTTCTCCGTGCAGTCCTCCCTCGCCATGTTCCCCATCTGGGCCTATGGCACCGATGCGCTGAAGGACCGCGTGCTGCCCGGCATGCAGCAGGGCCAGCTGGTCGGCTGCTTCGGCCTGACCGAGCCCGATGCCGGCTCCGACCCCGCCTCCATGCGCACCCGCGCGAAGAAGGTGGATGGCGGCTACCTGCTGTCCGGCTCCAAGACCTGGATCACCAATTCCCCGATCGCTGATGTCTTCGTGGTCTGGGCCAAGGACGATGCCGGCGACGTGCGTGGCTTCGTGCTCGAGAAGGGCATGAAGGGCCTGGCCGCGCCGAAGATCGAGGGCAAGTTCAGCCTGCGCGCCTCGACCACCGGCATGATCATGATGGACGAGGTCTTCTGCCCGGAAGAGAACAAGCTGGACGTGAAGGGCCTGAAGGGCCCCTTCTCCTGCCTCAACCGCGCCCGCTACGGCATCGCCTGGGGCTCGCTGGGCGCCGCCGAGTTCTGCTGGCATGCCGCGCGCGACTACACCATGGGCCGCCAGATGTTCGGCCGCCCGCTGGCGCAGACGCAGCTGATCCAGAAGAAGCTGGCCGACATGCAGACCGAGATCACGCTGGGCCTGCACAGCGTGCTGCGCCTGGGCCGGCTGTTCGACGAGCACCGCGTGGCGCCGGAGATGATCTCCCTGCTGAAGCGGAACAACTGCGGCAAGGCGCTGGATATCGCCCGCGTGGCGCGTGACATGCACGGCGGCAACGGCATCGCGGACGAGTACCACGTCATCCGCCACGTGATGAACCTGGAAGCCGTGAACACCTACGAAGGCACCCACGATGTCCATGCCCTGATCCTGGGCCGGGCGCAGACGGGCCTGAACGCCTTCTTCTGA
- a CDS encoding peroxiredoxin, producing the protein MAIQNGDTIPEAKLTQATAEGPRERSTQDLFAGKTVVLFGVPGAFTPTCSAKHMPGFVQQAAALKAKGVDTIACMAVNDPFVMKAWGESQGITDEVLLLADGSAAFTRALRLELDLTARGMGVRCQRFALVAKDGKVVYLGVEEPGAFEVSKAETVLAAL; encoded by the coding sequence ATGGCCATTCAGAACGGCGATACCATCCCCGAAGCGAAGCTGACCCAGGCGACCGCCGAGGGCCCGCGCGAGCGGTCCACCCAGGATCTCTTCGCCGGCAAGACCGTGGTGCTCTTCGGCGTGCCCGGCGCCTTCACCCCCACCTGCTCCGCCAAGCACATGCCGGGCTTCGTGCAGCAGGCCGCAGCGCTGAAGGCCAAGGGCGTGGACACCATCGCCTGCATGGCCGTGAACGACCCCTTCGTCATGAAGGCCTGGGGCGAGAGCCAGGGCATCACGGACGAGGTGTTGCTGCTGGCCGATGGCTCGGCCGCCTTCACCAGGGCGCTGAGGCTGGAACTCGACCTGACGGCGCGCGGCATGGGCGTCCGCTGCCAGCGCTTCGCCCTCGTCGCGAAGGACGGGAAGGTGGTCTACCTGGGTGTCGAGGAGCCCGGCGCCTTCGAGGTGTCGAAGGCCGAGACGGTGCTCGCGGCACTCTGA
- a CDS encoding YqgE/AlgH family protein, whose product MARRASEQDFPKARLPKPQELGRGGPASEGYLGGQLLVAMPSLSDPRFARAVICICAHSADGAMGIVLNKPLDTLSFEELLKQLEVEPLPPQRQMRLLAGGPVEGGRGFVLHTADWESDASLKVTGDLALTASVDILKAIAGGGGPRQGLLALGYAGWGPGQLESEIQHNAWLNVTPDEALLFDSEPDTQWRQALAKLRIDPLLLSASAGHA is encoded by the coding sequence ATGGCGAGACGCGCGAGCGAGCAGGATTTCCCCAAGGCCCGGCTGCCCAAGCCACAGGAACTTGGCAGAGGCGGCCCGGCGAGCGAGGGCTATCTGGGTGGCCAGTTGCTGGTGGCCATGCCCAGCCTGTCTGACCCCCGTTTCGCGCGGGCGGTCATCTGCATCTGCGCCCATTCGGCCGACGGGGCCATGGGCATCGTCCTCAACAAGCCCCTGGATACGCTGAGCTTCGAGGAGCTGTTGAAGCAGTTGGAGGTGGAGCCCCTGCCCCCGCAGCGGCAGATGCGCCTGCTGGCCGGCGGCCCGGTGGAGGGCGGCCGCGGCTTCGTGCTGCACACCGCGGACTGGGAGAGCGATGCGAGCCTGAAGGTGACGGGCGACCTGGCCCTGACCGCCAGCGTCGATATCCTGAAGGCCATCGCCGGCGGCGGCGGGCCGCGCCAGGGGCTGCTGGCGCTGGGCTATGCCGGCTGGGGCCCGGGGCAGCTGGAGAGCGAGATCCAGCACAATGCCTGGCTGAACGTCACGCCGGACGAGGCCCTGCTCTTCGACAGCGAGCCCGATACCCAGTGGCGGCAGGCCCTTGCCAAGCTGCGGATCGACCCGCTGCTGCTCTCGGCCAGCGCCGGCCACGCCTGA
- a CDS encoding UxaA family hydrolase, which produces MDIAVETPFIRLHPEDTVLIARRAAPEGSPVAPGIVATARIPPGHKVAARAHAVGEPVRRYGQIIGFATQPIAPGDWVHVQNCGMGDFDKDYAWGVDAKPTLYVPQPATFMGIMRPDGRVATRNYIGIVTSVNCSAHVASMIADAFKRNPFIGNDPLAEYPNVDGVVALTHKTGCGMGDNDGLRILRRTLAGFARHVNFSHVIAIGLGCEVNQISGLLEEQNLAGRLRNMDIQTMGGTRKTVEAGIAFVREVLEESNKVHRQPVPASHLTVALQCGGSDGYSGITANPALGAASDLLVRHGGTVILSETPETYGAEHLLTRRATSREVGQKLVDLMRWWEDYAARGQAELNSNPSPGNKAGGLTTILEKSLGAMAKAGTTNLTAVYDYAAPVTEKGFVFMDTPGYDPVAATGQVAGGANLVCFTTGRGSVFGCKPAPSIKLATNSAMYERMEEDMDVNCGTILSGRETVEECGQRIFELILRVASGEHTKSESYDFGAAEFAPWPIGATM; this is translated from the coding sequence ATGGATATCGCGGTCGAGACACCCTTCATCCGCCTGCACCCGGAGGATACGGTGCTCATCGCCCGGCGCGCGGCGCCGGAAGGCAGCCCGGTGGCCCCGGGCATCGTCGCCACCGCCCGCATCCCGCCAGGCCATAAGGTCGCCGCCCGCGCCCATGCGGTGGGGGAGCCGGTCAGGCGCTACGGCCAGATCATCGGCTTCGCCACGCAGCCCATCGCGCCCGGCGACTGGGTGCATGTGCAGAATTGCGGCATGGGCGATTTCGACAAGGACTATGCCTGGGGCGTGGATGCCAAACCCACGCTCTATGTGCCGCAGCCCGCCACCTTCATGGGCATCATGCGGCCGGACGGGCGGGTGGCCACCCGCAACTACATCGGCATCGTCACCAGCGTGAACTGCTCGGCCCATGTGGCCTCGATGATCGCGGATGCCTTCAAGCGGAATCCCTTCATCGGCAACGACCCGCTGGCCGAATACCCGAATGTCGATGGCGTGGTGGCGCTGACCCACAAGACCGGCTGCGGCATGGGCGACAATGACGGGCTGCGCATCCTGCGCCGCACGCTGGCGGGCTTCGCGCGGCATGTGAATTTCAGCCATGTCATCGCCATCGGCCTGGGCTGCGAGGTCAACCAGATCTCCGGCCTGCTGGAGGAGCAGAACCTCGCCGGGCGTCTCCGCAACATGGACATCCAGACCATGGGCGGCACCCGCAAGACGGTGGAAGCCGGCATCGCCTTCGTGAGGGAAGTGCTGGAGGAATCCAACAAGGTCCACCGCCAGCCCGTGCCGGCCAGCCACCTGACCGTGGCCCTGCAATGCGGCGGCTCGGACGGCTATTCCGGCATCACCGCCAACCCGGCCCTGGGCGCGGCCTCCGACCTGCTGGTGCGGCACGGCGGCACCGTCATCCTCTCCGAGACGCCGGAGACCTATGGCGCCGAGCATCTGCTGACGCGACGCGCCACCTCCCGCGAGGTCGGGCAGAAGCTGGTGGACCTGATGCGCTGGTGGGAGGATTACGCGGCGCGCGGGCAGGCGGAGCTGAACAGCAACCCCTCCCCCGGCAACAAGGCGGGCGGGCTGACCACCATCCTGGAGAAGTCGCTGGGCGCCATGGCCAAGGCCGGCACCACCAACCTGACGGCGGTCTATGACTACGCCGCCCCGGTGACGGAGAAGGGCTTCGTCTTCATGGACACGCCCGGCTACGACCCCGTGGCCGCCACCGGGCAGGTGGCGGGCGGCGCCAACCTCGTCTGCTTCACCACCGGGCGCGGCAGCGTCTTCGGCTGCAAGCCGGCGCCCTCCATCAAGCTGGCGACCAACAGCGCCATGTATGAGCGGATGGAGGAGGATATGGACGTGAACTGCGGCACCATCCTCTCCGGCCGCGAGACGGTGGAGGAATGCGGCCAGCGGATCTTCGAGCTGATCCTGCGCGTGGCCAGCGGCGAACATACCAAGAGCGAGAGCTACGACTTCGGCGCGGCGGAATTCGCGCCCTGGCCGATCGGGGCGACGATGTGA
- a CDS encoding urease accessory protein UreD produces MSLSLPRHQRAHGRAELGFIRTDRGTVLRHLFHAAPLRVLFPRPEPDDLPLAALVNVGGGLAGGDSLEISARLAESTGASLTTPAAEKVYRSLGESTRLSTELEVAEGATLEWLPQETILFDGARLERRMRARLAPGARLLAAEMLVFGRVARGERLSHGALFDSWRLWRGERLHWADAMDLSGDIAARLAAPFGFAQAEASALLLLAGSEAEAGAGRDLLREAGHDATLARPGLLLVRWLGRAGEVRDALSAAIPLLRAGVLGHPARLPRLWTS; encoded by the coding sequence ATGTCCCTCTCCCTCCCCCGCCACCAGCGCGCCCATGGCCGGGCGGAGCTGGGCTTCATCCGCACGGATCGCGGCACCGTGCTGCGGCACCTCTTTCATGCCGCGCCGCTGCGCGTGCTCTTCCCGAGGCCCGAGCCTGACGACCTGCCCCTGGCCGCCCTGGTGAATGTCGGCGGCGGCCTCGCGGGCGGGGATTCGCTGGAGATTTCCGCGAGGCTGGCGGAAAGCACCGGCGCCAGCCTGACCACGCCGGCGGCCGAGAAGGTCTATCGCAGCCTGGGCGAGAGCACACGCCTCTCCACCGAGCTGGAGGTAGCGGAAGGCGCCACGCTGGAATGGCTGCCGCAGGAGACCATCCTTTTCGACGGCGCGCGGCTGGAGCGGCGGATGCGGGCGCGTTTGGCCCCCGGCGCCCGGCTGCTGGCGGCGGAAATGCTGGTCTTCGGCCGCGTCGCGCGGGGGGAGCGGCTGAGCCATGGCGCGCTGTTCGATTCCTGGCGGCTCTGGCGCGGGGAGAGGCTGCACTGGGCCGATGCCATGGATCTCTCGGGCGACATCGCGGCCCGGCTGGCGGCACCCTTCGGATTCGCGCAGGCCGAGGCCAGCGCCCTGCTGCTGCTGGCGGGCAGCGAGGCGGAGGCGGGCGCGGGCCGCGACCTGCTGCGGGAGGCCGGCCACGACGCCACCCTCGCCCGCCCCGGCCTGCTGCTGGTCCGCTGGCTGGGCCGCGCCGGCGAAGTGCGCGATGCGCTTTCCGCCGCCATCCCGCTGCTGCGCGCGGGCGTGCTGGGCCACCCGGCCCGGCTGCCCCGGCTGTGGACGAGCTGA
- a CDS encoding urease subunit gamma: protein MHLTPREKDKLLIAMAAEVARRRLSRGVTLNHPEAVALITDFVVEGARDGRSVAELMRDGATVLTRDQVMEGIAEMIHEIQVEATFPDGTKLVTVHNPIR, encoded by the coding sequence ATGCACCTGACCCCCCGTGAAAAGGACAAGCTGCTGATCGCCATGGCGGCCGAGGTGGCCCGCAGGCGCCTCTCGCGTGGCGTGACGCTGAACCACCCGGAGGCGGTCGCGCTGATCACCGATTTCGTGGTGGAAGGCGCGCGCGACGGCCGCAGCGTGGCGGAGCTGATGCGCGATGGGGCCACCGTCCTGACGCGGGACCAGGTGATGGAAGGCATCGCCGAGATGATCCACGAGATCCAGGTGGAAGCCACCTTCCCCGACGGCACCAAGCTCGTCACCGTCCATAACCCCATCCGCTGA
- a CDS encoding urease subunit beta, with translation MIPGEVIVAAGEIELNAGREAVELEVANTGDRPIQVGSHYHFFETNPGLSFDRARTRGRRLDIPSGTAMRFEPGQSRRVRLVEYSGDRIVHGFRGETEGKL, from the coding sequence ATGATCCCCGGGGAAGTCATTGTCGCGGCTGGTGAGATCGAGCTGAATGCCGGGCGCGAGGCGGTGGAGCTGGAAGTGGCCAATACCGGCGACCGGCCCATCCAGGTCGGCAGCCACTATCATTTCTTCGAGACCAATCCTGGCCTTTCCTTCGACCGCGCGCGGACGCGAGGCAGGCGGCTGGATATCCCGTCCGGCACCGCCATGCGCTTCGAGCCCGGGCAGAGCCGGCGCGTGCGGCTGGTGGAATACAGCGGAGACCGCATCGTGCACGGCTTCCGCGGCGAGACGGAAGGGAAGCTCTGA